One stretch of Mustelus asterias chromosome 21, sMusAst1.hap1.1, whole genome shotgun sequence DNA includes these proteins:
- the LOC144509134 gene encoding suppressor of cytokine signaling 1-like: MVGGSSQLDTPASVRRPVPPPLQPDQPTHYRTFRNAERGIVDRTLRFLDESGFYWGPLPVDQAHTMLASEPVGTFLVRDSTQANHLFSLSVRTEKGPVSMRILFDREHFWFNNAHFDCMVKLLEYCVDSTQIKPFVFDCDVSVVFSKPFRRHPVPKLQQLCRRNIIRHYGAERIRKLPLVSGLQQYVEKFPFKI; encoded by the coding sequence ATGGTTGGAGGGAGTTCGCAGCTGGATACACCGGCCAGTGTTCGACGTCCCgtgcctcctccactccagcccGATCAGCCCACCCACTACCGCACCTTCCGCAACGCCGAGCGGGGGATTGTCGATCGGACTCTGCGCTTCCTGGACGAGAGTGGATTTTACTGGGGGCCGCTCCCCGTGGACCAGGCTCACACCATGCTGGCGTCTGAGCCCGTGGGCACTTTCCTGGTCCGGGACAGCACTCAAGCCAACCACCTGTTCAGCCTGAGCGTCCGGACGGAGAAGGGGCCGGTCAGTATGAGGATCCTGTTCGACAGGGAGCACTTTTGGTTCAACAATGCCCACTTTGACTGCATGGTGAAGCTGCTGGAATACTGCGTGGACAGCACCCAGATAAAGCCCTTCGTGTTTGACTGCGATGTATCTGTGGTCTTTTCCAAACCCTTCCGGAGGCACCCCGTCCCCAAACTGCAGCAGCTGTGCCGAAGGAACATAATCCGCCATTATGGGGCGGAACGCATCCGGAAGCTTCCCTTGGTATCCGGCCTCCAACAGTACGTGGAGAAATTTCCGTTCAAGATATGA